In Arcobacter sp. LA11, the genomic window CCTGGTACGAAACCAGCTCCAATACCTTGAATTCTATGTGGTCCTGGTTTACCACCACTTAATACAGGTGATGCTTCAGGCTCAACTGCAATTACTTGGATATCTTTGTTATGAGCTTTTAAAACTTCTCCAGTACCTGTAATAGTTCCCCCTGTACCAATAGCTGCAACTAAGATGTCAATTTTTCCATCAGTGTCTGCTAAAATCTCTTTAGCAGTAGTTTTTCTATGAATATCTGGGTTTGCACCATTGTTAAATTGTTGAGGAACAAAAGAATTTTCTGTTTGTTCAGCTAATTCATTTGCTTTATCAACTGCACCTTTCATACCTTTTTCTGGTTCTGTAAGTACAAGTTCTGCACCTAAAGCTTTAAGAAGTTTTCTTCTTTCGATACTCATTGAAGAAGGCATTGTAAGAACTAGTTTAATTCCAAGACCTGCACAAATAGAAGCAAGTGCAATACCTGTATTACCACTTGTTGGTTCAAATACTGTTGTTTCATCATTGATTAAACCTTCTTCTAAAGCAGTTTTAATCATATTTGTACCAATTCTATCTTTCACTGAATGAGTTGGGTTCATAAATTCACATTTTCCTAAAACTGTAGCTCCACTTCTATTGCTTGATTCTTGAAGTTGTACTAATGGTGTATTTCCTATTAATTCTGTAACATTTTTTGCGTAATTCATTTTTTGTCCTTTTAAGTAGTTCCTCATAAAAGGGAACCTTATTAATATTTATCTACTTTTTATCAGTGGATATAAAATCCACTTAAAAGTAACAAAACCTAAAGAGCTTTAAGAATAAAGCTTTACCTATATACTGTAATGTAAAAATTCGTTATATTTTTCTTGATAATCATCTAGCTTTGCAAGATTGATATCAAAAATGTCTTTCATGCTTTTCTTAGCATCATCAAAGAAAATATTTAATATTGGATTCTCTGCTTTATTATCAATAATTTTTAAATCATCTTCTAAAGCAATAAGAATATCTTTTACCAAAATATCTTCTGGGTCGCTTGCTAAAATATATCCACCTTTTGCACCTCTTATACTTTTTACAAGTTCAGCTCGTCTAAGTTTACTTAGAAGTTGTTCTAAGTAGTTTTGTGGAATATTAGCATTTGAAGAAATCTCTTTGATTTGCATCGGAGAGTCTTTCTCATGTTTACTAAGTTCGTACATGGCAGTTAAACCATATACACCTTTTGTTGAAATTAAAGGCATCTCATTATTCCTAATTTAACGCTTGTTCTAAATCTTCAATTAAATCAATAGGATTTTCTAAACCAATTGATAACCTAACTGTAGTTGAATTAATTCCAGCTCCAGCTAATTCTTCTTCATTCATTTGAGAGTGAGTTGTAGATGCTGGGTGAACGATTAATGATTTTGAATCACCAATATTTACAACAACAGAAAATAGTTTTGCACTATCAATTACTGCTTTTGCATCTTCAAAAGATTCTGCTTCAAAAGAGATAAGCCCTGAAGCTTTTCCATCTTTAAAGTATTTTTGCGCTTTTGCATAATATTTATTTGATTCTAATCCTGGGTAGTTAACTGATTTAATTTTTGGATGAGATTCTAAAAATTTTGCAATTTCTAAAGTATTATCAGAGTGTTTCTCAACTCTAAGTGCTAAAGTCTCTACTGTTTGTAATAGTAACCAAGAGTTATGAGGAGATTGTACTGCTCCAATATCTCTTAATAATGCTAATCTAGCTCTTAAAGTAAAGTTTGGTAATGGAATATCAGTATAAACTAAACCATGATATGATGCATCAGGTTCCGTAAAATGATAGTATCTTTCAGCATTTGCTTTAAAGAAGTCTGCTAAACCATCTCTTTCAATAATTACACCACCAATAGTTGTACCTTGACCATTTATATATTTTGAAGTTGAATGAACAACTACATCTACTCCCCAAGATATTGGGTTAAATAAAGCTGCTGTAGCAACTGTATTGTCACAAATAGTTAAAATACCATTTCTTTTTGCAATATCAACGATGCTTTCAACATCTGCAATTGCAATTTGTGGGTTTGATAATGATTCAAAGAAAATTGCTTTTGTTTTTTCATCAATTAAATCTTCTAAATCAGAAGCATCTTCACTTTTAAATATTTTTGCAGTTATTCCAAGTCTTTTAATAGTATGTGTTAATAATGTAACTGCTCCACCATATAATTTATCTGAGATAATAATATTATCACCAGCTTCGGCAACATTTATGATTGCATAAAAAATTGCAGATTGACCAGATGAAACACAAAGTGCTCCAGCTCCACCTTCAAGTTGTGCTAATCTTTGTTCTAAAACATCAGTAGTTGGATTATTTAATCTTGTATAAATAGGTCCTAACTCTTTTAGTGCAAATAGATTTGCTGCATGCTCTGCATCTCTAAATGCATACGCAGTTGTTTGAGCAATTGGAACAGACATTGAACCATAACCCTCTTTTTTGTTATAGCCTCCGTGAACTGCAATTGTTTCTTTTTGCATATTGTTTTCCTTTTTTTTATTTTGTTTTTGAATTTGTATGGTGAAATTGTAATGTATTTTTAAAACAATGTCAAGTA contains:
- the cysK gene encoding cysteine synthase A, with the protein product MNYAKNVTELIGNTPLVQLQESSNRSGATVLGKCEFMNPTHSVKDRIGTNMIKTALEEGLINDETTVFEPTSGNTGIALASICAGLGIKLVLTMPSSMSIERRKLLKALGAELVLTEPEKGMKGAVDKANELAEQTENSFVPQQFNNGANPDIHRKTTAKEILADTDGKIDILVAAIGTGGTITGTGEVLKAHNKDIQVIAVEPEASPVLSGGKPGPHRIQGIGAGFVPGVLNTVVYDEVIQVSNEDAIATSRKLASEEGLLVGISAGANVHVAEQVAARPENKGKVIVTILCDTGERYLSSGLYDDE
- a CDS encoding Rrf2 family transcriptional regulator, with the translated sequence MPLISTKGVYGLTAMYELSKHEKDSPMQIKEISSNANIPQNYLEQLLSKLRRAELVKSIRGAKGGYILASDPEDILVKDILIALEDDLKIIDNKAENPILNIFFDDAKKSMKDIFDINLAKLDDYQEKYNEFLHYSI
- a CDS encoding O-acetylhomoserine aminocarboxypropyltransferase/cysteine synthase family protein, which gives rise to MQKETIAVHGGYNKKEGYGSMSVPIAQTTAYAFRDAEHAANLFALKELGPIYTRLNNPTTDVLEQRLAQLEGGAGALCVSSGQSAIFYAIINVAEAGDNIIISDKLYGGAVTLLTHTIKRLGITAKIFKSEDASDLEDLIDEKTKAIFFESLSNPQIAIADVESIVDIAKRNGILTICDNTVATAALFNPISWGVDVVVHSTSKYINGQGTTIGGVIIERDGLADFFKANAERYYHFTEPDASYHGLVYTDIPLPNFTLRARLALLRDIGAVQSPHNSWLLLQTVETLALRVEKHSDNTLEIAKFLESHPKIKSVNYPGLESNKYYAKAQKYFKDGKASGLISFEAESFEDAKAVIDSAKLFSVVVNIGDSKSLIVHPASTTHSQMNEEELAGAGINSTTVRLSIGLENPIDLIEDLEQALN